In a single window of the Micrococcaceae bacterium Sec5.7 genome:
- a CDS encoding P-loop NTPase: MSIPVVTVGQSQEDLVGGLERLHGPVAVVRRCTELSELLAACQSGLARAAVVAEGSEELTASLVDRLGAVGVAIIALTDSPEEAARLRGIGVASALSGVESSALAARISDAVAQLTGTGSRQGTSRESGFSDTGAAFRPLPDTADAAPVAFGTGQIIAVWGPAGSPGRTLVAANMAGELAAEGKSVLLVDADSYGASVAAVLGLLDEAAGLAQACRLADQGLLDKDALLRVAMPVATKSGTFRVLTGITRAERWTELRAAALSLVLERAKEIADVVVVDTGFCLEADEELSFDTMAPRRNAATLRSLEMADTVYAIGSADPIGVPRLVRGLAELEAAVPQASPHVVMNKVRAAAVGRSPERQLRDAWDRYAPSSAIQAFLPADQAASDAALLSGSLLLEAAPDSPLRYAIAGLVCAPVQQTRRSSVFSPTAKRRLKS, from the coding sequence ATGAGTATCCCCGTGGTGACCGTCGGGCAATCTCAGGAGGATCTGGTCGGTGGCCTCGAACGGCTCCACGGTCCTGTCGCCGTGGTTCGGAGGTGTACCGAGCTGTCTGAACTGCTGGCTGCATGCCAGAGCGGGCTTGCCCGGGCAGCTGTGGTGGCCGAAGGCAGCGAGGAGCTCACCGCGTCCCTCGTGGACCGGCTGGGGGCAGTGGGTGTAGCAATCATCGCCCTGACTGACAGCCCGGAAGAGGCTGCCAGGCTGCGCGGGATCGGTGTGGCTTCCGCTTTGTCCGGGGTAGAGTCCTCTGCCCTGGCCGCAAGGATCTCCGATGCAGTGGCTCAGCTGACGGGTACAGGATCCCGGCAGGGGACCTCGCGCGAAAGCGGCTTCTCGGACACCGGCGCTGCCTTCAGGCCACTGCCTGACACCGCAGACGCCGCTCCGGTGGCGTTCGGAACCGGGCAGATTATTGCTGTCTGGGGACCGGCCGGATCACCGGGCCGGACCCTCGTCGCTGCCAATATGGCCGGCGAGCTTGCCGCCGAGGGTAAATCCGTGTTGCTCGTGGACGCGGATAGTTACGGTGCCAGCGTGGCTGCCGTCCTGGGCTTGCTGGATGAGGCGGCCGGTCTTGCCCAGGCCTGCAGGCTGGCGGACCAGGGGCTGCTGGACAAGGACGCATTGCTGCGGGTCGCCATGCCTGTGGCCACAAAGTCTGGAACATTCAGGGTCCTGACCGGAATCACCCGGGCAGAGAGATGGACCGAGCTCCGTGCCGCGGCGCTTTCGCTGGTACTGGAACGTGCAAAGGAGATCGCGGACGTAGTAGTGGTGGACACCGGGTTCTGCCTCGAAGCTGATGAAGAACTCAGCTTTGACACGATGGCTCCACGGCGAAACGCTGCGACCCTGCGCAGCCTCGAGATGGCGGATACCGTGTATGCCATAGGTTCCGCAGACCCGATCGGGGTGCCGCGCCTTGTGCGCGGACTGGCGGAGCTTGAGGCGGCAGTCCCGCAGGCGTCCCCCCACGTTGTTATGAACAAGGTCCGCGCAGCTGCAGTGGGCCGGTCTCCCGAGCGCCAGCTCAGGGATGCCTGGGACCGTTACGCGCCGTCCTCGGCGATCCAGGCATTCCTGCCTGCGGACCAGGCAGCCAGTGATGCAGCGCTTTTGTCCGGCTCACTGTTGCTTGAGGCGGCACCGGACTCTCCGCTGCGTTATGCGATCGCTGGCCTTGTTTGTGCACCTGTCCAGCAAACCCGGCGATCCTCTGTCTTTTCTCCCACAGCAAAGCGTCGGCTAAAGAGCTAG